In one window of SAR202 cluster bacterium DNA:
- the rplU gene encoding 50S ribosomal protein L21 yields the protein MEYAIIKTGGKQYRVSVGDMVDVEKLAVEPGSEIELSDVVAVSKDGKVSLGQPVVEGAKVIAQVHEHNKDKKIRVFKYKRKTRYRKTTGHRQSHTRLQVVEIQNGGTA from the coding sequence ATGGAATACGCAATAATCAAGACTGGCGGAAAGCAGTACCGAGTCTCCGTGGGAGACATGGTGGACGTGGAGAAGCTGGCCGTGGAGCCTGGCTCGGAAATTGAGCTGAGCGACGTGGTGGCCGTATCCAAGGATGGCAAGGTGAGCCTGGGCCAGCCCGTGGTGGAAGGCGCCAAGGTCATTGCCCAAGTCCACGAGCATAATAAGGACAAGAAGATTCGGGTCTTCAAGTACAAGCGCAAGACCCGCTATCGCAAGACCACCGGCCACAGGCAGTCGCATACGCGCCTTCAGGTCGTGGAGATCCAGAACGGAGGCACAGCCTAA
- a CDS encoding 50S ribosomal protein L27, whose amino-acid sequence MAQKKAGGSSRNGRDSQGQRRGIKKYGGEIVLAGHILVRQQGERIAPGNNVGMGKDFTLFALAPGRVEYGWARGGKRRASVQPIESK is encoded by the coding sequence ATGGCCCAAAAGAAAGCTGGCGGCAGCAGCCGCAACGGTCGAGACAGCCAGGGGCAGCGCCGCGGCATTAAAAAGTACGGCGGCGAGATTGTCCTTGCCGGCCATATCCTAGTCCGACAGCAAGGCGAGCGCATAGCCCCCGGCAACAACGTGGGCATGGGCAAGGACTTCACCCTTTTTGCCCTGGCCCCCGGCCGCGTAGAGTACGGCTGGGCTAGGGGCGGCAAGCGCCGCGCCAGCGTCCAGCCCATCGAATCCAAGTAA
- the rpmE gene encoding 50S ribosomal protein L31 encodes MKKDIHPQYHYNAVVTCSCGNVITTGATKATLRVELCSKCHPFYTGEQRIVDTEGRVERLRRRYGLKT; translated from the coding sequence ATGAAGAAAGATATCCATCCTCAGTACCATTACAACGCCGTGGTCACCTGTTCTTGCGGCAACGTCATCACCACGGGCGCCACCAAAGCCACCCTTCGTGTCGAGCTGTGCAGCAAGTGCCATCCCTTCTACACCGGCGAGCAGCGCATTGTGGACACTGAAGGCCGCGTGGAGCGCCTGCGCCGCCGCTACGGCCTCAAGACCTAG
- a CDS encoding DUF1385 domain-containing protein has translation MIRGQKFFSLAVRRSNGSIYHSAEPLSTIYTGALRRLPFLRGILILVETLGLGYKALTRSANIALEDQSNGEAKEMSTAVMTMTMLVALAFAIGLFFLLPLFAARSLDGVLDDWLGAGSRADFLSNLIEGVIRLGLLVGYIAVIGLMKDIKRVFAYHGAEHMTIHAHEHKLPLDVEHIRPFPTAHPRCGTAFLLTVAVVAILVFALLGRPDLHWAILSRILLVPVIAAISYEFLRFTGAHSGSKLGQVMATPGLLLQRLTTRRPDDQQIEVAIYAMKSALAADKGEEWAPEGAKADSPASDPVANGETPTVTQGPPNAESKEPGAAPTT, from the coding sequence ATGATCCGCGGCCAGAAGTTCTTTAGCCTGGCGGTGCGGCGCTCCAACGGCTCTATTTACCACTCCGCCGAGCCCCTCAGCACCATCTACACCGGCGCCCTCCGCCGCCTGCCCTTCCTACGAGGCATCCTGATCCTCGTTGAGACCCTGGGGCTGGGCTACAAGGCCCTGACCCGCTCCGCCAACATCGCCCTGGAGGACCAGAGCAACGGCGAGGCCAAGGAGATGTCCACCGCGGTCATGACCATGACCATGCTCGTCGCCCTAGCCTTTGCCATCGGCCTCTTCTTCCTTCTGCCCCTCTTCGCTGCTCGCTCCCTGGACGGCGTCCTGGACGACTGGCTGGGCGCCGGCAGCCGCGCCGACTTCCTGAGCAACCTTATCGAAGGCGTCATACGGCTGGGGCTTCTAGTAGGCTATATCGCAGTCATTGGCCTGATGAAGGACATCAAGCGCGTCTTTGCCTATCACGGCGCTGAGCATATGACCATCCACGCGCACGAGCACAAGCTGCCGCTGGACGTGGAGCACATTCGTCCCTTCCCCACGGCCCACCCCCGATGCGGCACCGCCTTCCTGCTGACGGTGGCGGTGGTCGCCATTCTGGTCTTCGCCCTCCTGGGCCGCCCCGACCTCCACTGGGCCATACTCTCTCGAATCCTTCTGGTGCCGGTCATCGCTGCCATCAGCTACGAGTTCCTTCGGTTCACCGGCGCGCATAGCGGGTCCAAACTCGGCCAGGTCATGGCTACCCCTGGCCTGCTGCTGCAGCGACTCACCACCCGCCGTCCCGACGACCAGCAAATCGAAGTCGCTATTTACGCTATGAAGTCGGCCCTGGCGGCGGATAAGGGGGAGGAATGGGCGCCGGAGGGGGCAAAGGCCGACAGTCCCGCTTCAGACCCTGTCGCAAATGGTGAGACCCCTACTGTTACGCAGGGGCCTCCAAACGCTGAATCGAAAGAGCCTGGCGCCGCTCCGACGACCTAA
- a CDS encoding bifunctional phosphoribosyl-AMP cyclohydrolase/phosphoribosyl-ATP diphosphatase HisIE produces the protein MKLKMDKQGLVPAVAQDINTGQVLMVGYMNPGSLKRTMEGGQVWFYSRSREDLWHKGEVSGHYLNVKEVWADCDGDTLLLKVIPDGPACHTGQVSCFFNHVESTPANEDYVHSDPGSGILDELYATIQDRKQKMPEGSYTTELLKGGVGRVAQKVTEEAGETAISAAMGDTKNLPQEVADLLYHTLVLMAASDVKPQQVWEVLKGRRR, from the coding sequence ATGAAGCTGAAGATGGACAAGCAGGGCCTGGTTCCCGCCGTGGCCCAGGACATCAACACGGGCCAGGTGCTGATGGTGGGTTACATGAATCCAGGCTCGCTGAAGCGCACCATGGAAGGCGGCCAGGTCTGGTTTTACAGCCGCAGCCGCGAGGACCTGTGGCACAAGGGCGAAGTATCCGGCCACTATCTGAACGTTAAGGAGGTCTGGGCTGACTGCGACGGCGACACCCTGCTTCTAAAAGTCATCCCTGACGGCCCGGCCTGCCACACCGGCCAGGTCTCATGTTTCTTTAATCATGTCGAATCGACACCGGCCAACGAGGACTACGTCCACTCAGACCCCGGGTCGGGGATACTGGACGAGCTATATGCCACCATCCAGGACCGGAAACAGAAGATGCCGGAGGGCAGCTACACCACCGAACTGTTGAAGGGCGGTGTAGGGCGTGTAGCCCAAAAGGTGACGGAGGAGGCGGGCGAGACAGCTATATCAGCCGCTATGGGCGATACCAAGAACCTGCCGCAAGAAGTAGCGGACCTGTTGTACCACACCCTGGTGCTGATGGCCGCCAGCGACGTGAAACCCCAGCAGGTGTGGGAGGTGCTGAAGGGGCGGAGGAGGTAG
- a CDS encoding HAD family hydrolase, protein MAQIKAVIFDMYDTLAPNPESRWHQLFADICRDQVLKVDSMTLYKEWKGREMGFRKWRLNLEEPEKSPPFKSYEEAWRDCFVDTFKELKLKGDAAAAAKAAVGIMGEQNAFPETHQAMGQIQRRWRTGVFSNADDDYLLPQIKKLGLKFHAVLSSEMVKAYKPHPRTFQEALKKMEVKPQESAYVGDNPFDDVLGAKRAGMGAVWINRNGRARDAKYPTPDYEIKSLLELPQVIERWKQ, encoded by the coding sequence GTGGCCCAGATCAAGGCTGTAATATTCGACATGTACGACACCCTGGCGCCCAACCCGGAGTCGAGGTGGCACCAGCTATTCGCCGACATTTGCCGCGACCAGGTCCTAAAGGTCGATTCGATGACGCTCTACAAAGAGTGGAAGGGCCGCGAGATGGGGTTCAGGAAATGGCGCCTAAACCTGGAGGAGCCTGAGAAAAGCCCCCCTTTCAAGAGCTACGAGGAGGCATGGCGGGACTGCTTCGTAGATACGTTCAAAGAATTGAAGCTCAAGGGAGACGCCGCTGCCGCCGCCAAAGCCGCCGTCGGCATTATGGGGGAGCAGAACGCCTTCCCCGAGACCCACCAGGCTATGGGCCAGATCCAGCGCCGGTGGAGGACGGGGGTCTTCTCCAACGCCGACGACGACTACCTGCTGCCGCAGATAAAAAAGCTGGGCCTGAAGTTCCACGCCGTCCTGTCGTCGGAGATGGTGAAGGCATACAAACCCCACCCCAGGACCTTCCAGGAGGCGCTGAAGAAGATGGAGGTGAAACCCCAGGAGTCGGCGTACGTGGGCGACAACCCCTTCGACGACGTGCTGGGGGCCAAGCGGGCGGGCATGGGCGCGGTATGGATAAATCGAAACGGCCGCGCGCGGGACGCCAAGTACCCGACGCCGGACTATGAGATAAAGAGCCTGCTGGAATTGCCGCAGGTCATCGAGAGGTGGAAGCAATGA
- the hisF gene encoding imidazole glycerol phosphate synthase subunit HisF, producing the protein MLTKRIIPCLDVDAGRVVKGVSFLQLRDAGDPAEMAALYDREGADELVFLDITASAHARDTMVEVVKRVSEQVFIPLTVGGGIRTVDDVRRMLRAGADKVSINTSAVLDPELVKQGAYHFGNQCIVVAIDAKVVDGALHPAAPEDIALDAASRWQVYTHGGRKPTGIDAVKWARRVVELGAGEILLTSMDTDGHQTGYDLPLTRAVSEAVPVPVIASGGAGGLEHLYDALDKGKADAVLAASIFHYGKFTIGQAKDYLQKRGVPMRPTKSKKEPK; encoded by the coding sequence GTGCTGACCAAGCGCATCATCCCCTGCCTGGACGTGGACGCGGGCCGAGTAGTCAAAGGCGTCAGCTTTCTGCAGCTTCGCGACGCCGGGGACCCCGCAGAGATGGCCGCCCTCTACGACCGCGAAGGCGCCGACGAACTTGTCTTCCTCGACATTACAGCCAGCGCCCACGCCCGCGACACCATGGTGGAGGTGGTTAAGAGAGTCTCTGAGCAGGTCTTCATCCCGCTGACGGTGGGCGGGGGCATTCGCACCGTGGACGACGTGCGGCGAATGCTCAGGGCCGGGGCCGACAAGGTCTCCATCAACACGTCGGCGGTGTTGGACCCGGAACTGGTCAAACAAGGCGCGTATCATTTTGGCAACCAGTGCATCGTCGTCGCCATCGACGCCAAGGTGGTGGACGGCGCGCTACACCCAGCGGCCCCCGAGGACATCGCCCTAGACGCAGCGTCGCGATGGCAGGTGTACACTCACGGCGGCCGCAAGCCCACGGGCATCGACGCGGTGAAGTGGGCGCGTCGGGTGGTGGAGCTTGGCGCCGGCGAGATTTTGCTGACCAGCATGGATACAGACGGCCACCAGACGGGCTACGACCTGCCGCTGACGCGGGCGGTATCCGAGGCAGTCCCTGTGCCGGTCATCGCTAGCGGCGGCGCGGGCGGCCTGGAGCACTTGTACGACGCCCTGGACAAAGGCAAGGCCGACGCGGTGCTGGCCGCCAGCATCTTTCATTATGGTAAATTTACTATCGGCCAGGCCAAAGACTACCTCCAAAAGAGAGGCGTACCCATGCGGCCTACCAAAAGCAAGAAGGAGCCAAAGTAG